A stretch of Dyella sp. BiH032 DNA encodes these proteins:
- a CDS encoding TetR family transcriptional regulator, translated as MKKPAHPAEAARRRDAEATREAILISARKAFARSGYDGAGLREIAAEAGVTAMMVNRYFGSKERLFAEVIEQTMTQGSLIAGGIFDQPSSGRALAEALMKLTRAHDTPLDGFLITLHSASSPLAAEIGRDKISTHHLKTTTKALRGKHRAERAALILAMISGLQVMRQMIALPALADANEHDLAELLTGVFNQLIDPS; from the coding sequence ATGAAGAAACCTGCGCACCCTGCCGAAGCGGCACGCCGCCGTGACGCCGAAGCCACCCGAGAGGCGATCTTGATTTCCGCGCGCAAGGCTTTTGCGCGCTCGGGGTACGATGGTGCCGGCTTGCGCGAGATCGCGGCCGAAGCCGGCGTCACGGCCATGATGGTGAATCGCTATTTCGGCTCCAAGGAGCGCCTGTTCGCGGAAGTCATCGAACAGACCATGACACAGGGCAGCTTGATCGCCGGCGGAATCTTCGATCAACCAAGCTCCGGCCGGGCCCTGGCGGAGGCGCTGATGAAATTGACCCGCGCCCATGACACGCCGCTGGATGGCTTCCTGATCACGCTGCATTCGGCGTCCAGCCCTCTTGCCGCCGAGATCGGCCGCGACAAGATTTCCACTCATCACCTGAAAACGACAACCAAGGCGCTGCGCGGAAAACACCGAGCTGAGCGCGCGGCATTGATCCTGGCGATGATCTCCGGCCTGCAGGTCATGCGGCAAATGATCGCGCTACCGGCATTGGCGGATGCGAACGAACACGATTTGGCTGAACTGCTGACGGGGGTATTCAATCAATTGATTGATCCGTCGTGA
- a CDS encoding aldehyde reductase: MSSRVLVTGGTGFIAQHCMLALLEAGYQVRTTVRDLARQDEVLAQLRAAGAEPGERLSFALADLRSDQGWADAAAGCAYVLHSASPTPTGTQTSEDDWIRPAVDGNLRVLRAARDARVRRVVLTSAFGAICAGHGKMDRPFDETDWSDLTASNIWPYQKSKTLAERAAWEFIAREGEGLELAAVNPTAVLGPVLGPDYSHSIRLIKHMLEGQPGCPKINCGFVDVRDVADLHLRAMTHPSAKGERFLAISGNSLWLSEVAGVLKKSMGPYARKVSARTLPNWLVRLGAFKDPALRGSIPLLGRHMNATSEKAKRMLGWSPRPREEAIVAAAESLIRLGLVKGATRAS, encoded by the coding sequence ATGAGTTCGAGGGTTTTGGTTACCGGCGGCACAGGTTTTATCGCGCAACACTGCATGCTTGCATTGCTTGAAGCCGGCTACCAGGTGCGCACTACGGTGCGCGATCTGGCCCGTCAAGACGAGGTGTTGGCTCAATTGCGGGCAGCCGGCGCCGAACCGGGAGAGCGTCTGTCATTTGCCTTGGCCGACCTGCGCTCCGACCAAGGCTGGGCGGACGCCGCTGCCGGGTGCGCGTACGTACTGCACAGCGCCTCCCCTACTCCGACGGGCACGCAGACTTCCGAAGACGACTGGATACGCCCGGCGGTGGACGGGAATCTGCGGGTGCTGCGTGCTGCTCGCGATGCGCGCGTCAGACGAGTCGTTCTCACGTCCGCATTCGGCGCGATCTGCGCCGGGCACGGCAAGATGGACAGACCCTTCGACGAGACGGACTGGAGCGATTTGACTGCCAGCAACATCTGGCCTTACCAGAAATCCAAGACGCTCGCCGAGCGAGCGGCGTGGGAATTTATTGCCCGTGAGGGAGAAGGTCTGGAGCTGGCTGCAGTGAATCCAACCGCCGTGCTCGGCCCCGTGCTGGGGCCGGATTACTCGCACTCCATCCGGCTGATCAAGCACATGCTCGAGGGACAGCCCGGTTGCCCGAAGATCAATTGCGGTTTCGTGGACGTGCGCGATGTGGCAGATCTTCACTTGCGTGCGATGACTCATCCTTCTGCCAAGGGTGAGCGCTTCCTGGCGATTTCCGGCAACAGCCTCTGGTTGTCCGAGGTTGCAGGTGTGCTCAAGAAAAGCATGGGCCCTTACGCACGCAAGGTGAGCGCGCGAACGCTGCCTAACTGGTTGGTTCGCCTGGGGGCATTTAAGGATCCGGCGTTGCGAGGCTCCATTCCGCTGCTGGGTCGCCACATGAACGCTACCAGTGAAAAGGCGAAGCGCATGCTTGGCTGGTCCCCGCGCCCGCGAGAGGAAGCGATTGTGGCGGCCGCAGAAAGCCTGATTCGCCTTGGTTTGGTCAAGGGCGCGACGAGGGCGTCATAG
- a CDS encoding alpha/beta hydrolase, which translates to MFRRDFLKTAVAAAVLTAALPVQAKKPLAMASENFADVNGQHLFYSVHGTGKPLILLHGGINPDSFGNNLARLARNRQVIAVHLQAHGRTPDTDRPLRGETMGEDIAALIGHLKLGKADVMGYSLGSSVALQTAIRHPAVVDRLVLISAAMSQDGFYPEVVTAFQQLEANSATLGPSVKASPLGAAYPDVDWTKLFRKVGDMTKRPFDWSADVAKLQARTLLVFADADAIRPEHMVAFWKALGGGRRDAGIDGSLRPANEFAILPNTTHYTLPIEPMLPEIVERFLGAALKAAS; encoded by the coding sequence ATGTTCAGACGTGATTTCCTGAAGACTGCCGTAGCCGCCGCGGTGCTGACCGCTGCACTTCCCGTTCAAGCCAAGAAACCCCTCGCCATGGCGAGCGAGAATTTCGCCGACGTCAATGGCCAGCATCTTTTCTACAGCGTGCACGGCACTGGCAAGCCACTCATTCTTCTTCACGGCGGCATCAACCCGGACAGCTTCGGCAACAATCTGGCCCGGCTGGCCAGGAACCGGCAGGTGATCGCGGTCCATCTTCAGGCACACGGGCGCACGCCAGACACTGATAGGCCACTGCGCGGCGAAACGATGGGCGAGGACATCGCAGCCCTGATTGGCCATCTGAAACTCGGCAAGGCCGACGTCATGGGCTACTCGCTGGGCTCCAGCGTCGCGCTGCAGACCGCCATCCGCCATCCGGCCGTGGTCGACCGACTCGTGCTTATATCCGCGGCAATGAGCCAGGACGGTTTTTATCCCGAGGTGGTGACGGCCTTCCAGCAGTTGGAAGCCAACTCCGCCACACTCGGCCCTAGCGTCAAGGCATCGCCGCTAGGGGCGGCCTATCCCGATGTCGATTGGACCAAGCTCTTCCGGAAAGTCGGCGACATGACTAAACGTCCTTTCGACTGGAGCGCCGACGTCGCCAAGCTTCAGGCACGCACGCTGCTGGTCTTTGCCGATGCCGACGCCATTCGCCCCGAACATATGGTCGCGTTCTGGAAGGCACTGGGCGGTGGCCGGCGCGATGCCGGGATCGATGGCTCCCTGCGGCCCGCCAACGAGTTCGCCATCTTGCCGAACACCACCCACTACACGCTCCCTATCGAGCCGATGCTGCCCGAGATTGTCGAACGCTTCCTCGGAGCCGCATTGAAGGCAGCGAGTTAG
- a CDS encoding phytanoyl-CoA dioxygenase family protein: MAETTSSLGIEELHTYWASACAPGSVAPLPQDLVKTLLAGLRLNVLETLRYLHHEKPAFAQFEAWVRERNGGELDEASLDRLRHALAGEAVGAEVGSLDGVEGLSADDLAHWDEHGYVILRQAITSEAAERAETAIYDFLGMDRNNPESWYRTSLGHSIWVPLLRHPALVANRRAPRIHKAHAQLWGREDLWVTVDQGGFNPPERQDWPFPGPHLHWDATLAEPHCLELQGILYLVDVDEDQGAFSCVPGFHRTLKPWLQSVPPGVMLHDHARNTLTMKPIAARRGDMIIWHHLLPHGSSPNRAQRPRVAQYMSLRPTRFAYTAEWRS, translated from the coding sequence ATGGCTGAGACGACATCGAGCCTGGGTATCGAGGAACTGCACACCTACTGGGCCAGCGCATGCGCCCCGGGATCGGTCGCGCCTTTGCCGCAGGACCTGGTAAAGACGCTGTTGGCCGGCCTGCGCCTCAACGTACTGGAAACCCTTCGCTACCTGCACCACGAGAAGCCCGCGTTCGCACAGTTCGAAGCCTGGGTGCGAGAACGCAACGGCGGCGAACTGGACGAGGCTTCGCTGGATCGCCTGCGGCATGCACTGGCCGGCGAAGCCGTCGGCGCTGAAGTAGGCAGCCTCGATGGCGTCGAAGGTCTGAGCGCGGACGACCTCGCGCACTGGGACGAGCATGGCTACGTCATCCTGCGCCAGGCGATCACATCGGAAGCAGCGGAGCGCGCGGAGACGGCCATTTATGATTTCCTGGGCATGGACCGGAACAACCCGGAATCCTGGTATCGCACCTCGCTGGGCCATTCCATCTGGGTACCGCTGCTGCGACATCCGGCCCTGGTAGCCAACCGCCGCGCACCTCGCATCCACAAGGCGCATGCGCAGCTATGGGGACGCGAAGACCTCTGGGTGACCGTCGACCAGGGCGGGTTCAATCCGCCGGAACGCCAGGACTGGCCGTTCCCGGGGCCGCACCTGCACTGGGACGCCACGCTCGCCGAGCCGCATTGCCTGGAATTGCAGGGCATCCTGTACCTGGTTGACGTCGATGAGGACCAGGGGGCTTTCAGCTGCGTGCCAGGGTTTCATCGCACGCTGAAGCCTTGGCTGCAAAGCGTGCCTCCCGGAGTGATGCTGCACGATCATGCGCGGAACACGCTCACCATGAAACCGATCGCCGCGCGGCGCGGCGACATGATCATCTGGCATCACCTGCTGCCACATGGAAGCAGCCCCAATCGCGCGCAGCGACCGCGCGTGGCGCAATACATGTCGTTACGGCCCACGCGATTCGCCTACACCGCGGAATGGAGGTCTTGA
- a CDS encoding MFS transporter, with product MVAILGSSLAFIDGTVVNVALPAIQQAFGSTTSEAQWVMESYALFLASLLLVGGVLGDRFGRKRIFILGAIVFTLASIGCSLSMTIGALIAARAIQGVGAALLVPGSLALISATYPASERGAAIGTWSGFTGITAAVGPVIGGFLVDHYAWTWAFLVNVPLGLLLLAIGVVKVPESKANKTVGQIDYLGAGLVTIGLAGVVYAFIEAPNQGWGALPVYGSLAIGIAAMLLFIRVEARAMSPMLPLQLFRDRSFTGANLLTLMLYAALGGTLFFLPLNLIQVQGYSATGAGSALLPFIAIMFILSRWAGGLVDRFGARLPLVLGPLVAAAGFALFAPISVGGGYWTTFFPAICVLGLGMSITVAPLTTTVMNAAGMEWAGTASGINNAISRAAALLAIALFGFAMNMAFNARLDAELGRLDLPADVISTVVAQRQKLAGISLPGHQAEATTAALKHAIDASFVSGFRLVMLISAALSLLSAGAAWFFIPGKAGDSSPE from the coding sequence GTGGTTGCGATTCTTGGATCCAGCCTGGCCTTCATCGACGGAACGGTGGTCAACGTTGCCCTTCCCGCAATCCAGCAGGCTTTTGGATCCACCACCTCCGAAGCGCAGTGGGTCATGGAGTCCTACGCGCTGTTTCTCGCATCGCTACTGCTGGTTGGCGGCGTACTTGGCGATCGTTTCGGCCGCAAGCGCATCTTCATTCTGGGCGCGATCGTTTTCACCCTCGCGTCCATCGGTTGCTCGCTATCCATGACTATTGGGGCATTGATTGCCGCACGGGCAATTCAGGGGGTTGGCGCGGCGCTCCTGGTGCCAGGCAGTCTTGCCTTGATCAGTGCCACCTATCCGGCATCGGAGCGCGGCGCCGCCATCGGCACCTGGTCTGGCTTCACCGGCATCACCGCCGCTGTCGGCCCCGTTATCGGGGGCTTTCTCGTCGACCATTACGCTTGGACATGGGCCTTCCTAGTCAATGTGCCTCTTGGCCTTCTGTTGCTGGCGATAGGCGTCGTGAAAGTGCCGGAGAGCAAAGCCAATAAGACAGTTGGGCAGATCGATTACCTTGGCGCAGGTTTGGTCACGATCGGGTTGGCCGGGGTGGTTTATGCCTTCATCGAGGCCCCGAACCAAGGCTGGGGCGCCTTGCCGGTCTATGGGAGCCTTGCCATCGGCATCGCCGCGATGTTGCTTTTCATTCGGGTCGAAGCGAGGGCCATGTCTCCCATGCTTCCCTTGCAGCTTTTTCGCGATCGCAGCTTTACAGGAGCGAATCTGCTGACCCTGATGCTCTACGCCGCGCTCGGCGGCACCCTTTTCTTTCTTCCGCTGAATCTCATTCAGGTGCAGGGCTATAGCGCAACGGGAGCGGGGTCGGCGCTCCTTCCCTTCATTGCCATCATGTTCATTCTGTCGCGCTGGGCGGGAGGCCTGGTTGATCGATTCGGTGCCCGGCTGCCGCTGGTTCTGGGCCCGCTCGTCGCTGCGGCAGGATTTGCCTTGTTTGCGCCAATCTCCGTGGGTGGCGGCTACTGGACGACTTTTTTTCCGGCCATCTGCGTGCTTGGCTTGGGCATGAGTATCACTGTCGCGCCATTGACGACGACGGTAATGAACGCGGCAGGCATGGAGTGGGCTGGCACAGCTTCCGGCATCAACAACGCCATATCGCGTGCCGCAGCGTTGCTGGCTATCGCTCTGTTCGGCTTCGCGATGAACATGGCTTTTAATGCGCGACTGGATGCCGAGCTGGGAAGGCTGGATCTCCCCGCTGACGTGATTTCCACTGTCGTGGCCCAGCGCCAGAAGCTTGCCGGCATCAGCCTTCCCGGCCATCAGGCCGAGGCCACCACGGCAGCCTTGAAGCATGCCATCGATGCGTCCTTTGTCTCCGGCTTTCGCCTGGTGATGCTGATTTCCGCCGCACTGTCGTTGCTGAGCGCGGGCGCTGCGTGGTTCTTCATTCCAGGAAAAGCGGGCGACTCATCGCCCGAATAA
- a CDS encoding Rieske 2Fe-2S domain-containing protein — MNAVHHAEEASPLPYPDGWFALCFSRELKPGSVLTTPFMGRDVVLYRTRSGQVRATDAHCPHQGAHLGHGGTVEGENLVCPFHHYAYGQDGRCVRAGQAEGGRRAALRTWHVREWNGFVFVWQNAKGLAPTWELPEVDMDGFSVPVGRSYTLRGLMQNLPENGYDIEHFGALHRWTDMSPHAPLVDGPRISMHVDMAWKGIRWRTLIGVHGLGCVSSDHEMKSLGLEAKIFACGVQVAPMQWTFRDGISFRFSWLAKWPPFLRHAIYAVLSRTLHRLWLVPVFKEDIMVWSHRDYSRYAEPAAGSGPYPIFRRWATQFYPAPATPTRAANAPMAAADSHGVARQTGS; from the coding sequence ATGAATGCCGTGCACCATGCCGAAGAGGCTTCGCCACTGCCGTATCCCGATGGGTGGTTCGCGCTGTGCTTTTCTCGCGAACTAAAGCCGGGCAGCGTACTGACCACACCCTTCATGGGCCGTGACGTGGTGTTGTACCGCACGCGCTCCGGACAGGTCCGCGCCACCGATGCGCATTGCCCGCACCAGGGCGCACACCTCGGGCATGGCGGCACCGTGGAGGGCGAAAATCTGGTCTGCCCCTTCCATCATTACGCCTATGGGCAGGATGGGCGCTGCGTGCGTGCCGGCCAGGCCGAAGGCGGTCGCCGCGCGGCGCTGCGCACCTGGCATGTGCGCGAATGGAACGGCTTCGTCTTCGTGTGGCAGAACGCGAAGGGCCTGGCGCCCACCTGGGAGCTGCCCGAGGTGGACATGGACGGCTTCTCGGTACCGGTCGGCCGTAGCTACACGCTGCGCGGACTGATGCAGAACCTGCCTGAGAACGGCTATGACATCGAGCATTTCGGCGCGCTGCATCGCTGGACGGACATGTCGCCGCATGCACCGCTAGTCGATGGTCCGCGCATTTCAATGCATGTGGACATGGCCTGGAAAGGCATCCGCTGGCGCACGCTGATCGGCGTGCACGGACTAGGCTGTGTTTCCTCGGACCACGAAATGAAGTCGCTTGGCCTGGAGGCGAAGATCTTCGCTTGCGGCGTGCAGGTCGCACCGATGCAGTGGACTTTCCGCGACGGCATCTCTTTTCGCTTCTCGTGGCTGGCCAAGTGGCCACCGTTCCTGCGACACGCGATCTACGCTGTGCTGTCGCGCACGCTGCACCGGCTCTGGCTGGTGCCGGTCTTCAAGGAAGACATCATGGTGTGGAGTCATCGCGATTATTCGAGATATGCGGAACCAGCGGCCGGCAGCGGGCCGTATCCGATCTTCCGTCGCTGGGCGACGCAGTTTTATCCAGCACCGGCAACACCGACCCGGGCGGCGAATGCGCCGATGGCCGCGGCGGACAGCCATGGCGTGGCGCGGCAGACGGGCTCTTGA
- a CDS encoding Rieske 2Fe-2S domain-containing protein produces MNQPTVAAQRKRSGETAPSSFPDGWFAVAFGREVKIGSVQTVPFNGREVVLYRTAKGEAKAVDPHCPHLGAHLGRGGAVDGEHLVCPFHHLRFDTEGRCSRVGGKPPAAVLRHWPVREWNGLIMVWHDRANRPPAWELPSIDMSGYSPPRGHGHVLHGSLQNPAENGVDVNHFSPVHGWSDPVLDPPTVAGHRMTMGADMVLLGQPMRLDITMHGLGCMAAQMLLPRLGLHARVILFPTQLDAQRWSCRELVALRVARLARWPRPLRHAIHTVLVDLAHRFWFVPQFKRDLAIWDARDYDQRPTLMPGEMPIAMFRRWAAQFYGDIAEASRMRHLAQQERGSA; encoded by the coding sequence ATGAATCAACCGACCGTGGCGGCGCAGCGCAAGCGATCCGGCGAAACCGCACCTTCGTCGTTCCCCGACGGCTGGTTCGCCGTGGCTTTCGGTCGAGAGGTGAAGATCGGATCCGTACAGACCGTGCCTTTCAATGGGAGGGAGGTGGTGCTGTACCGGACGGCGAAGGGTGAGGCGAAGGCGGTGGATCCGCATTGCCCGCATCTCGGCGCGCACCTGGGACGTGGAGGCGCGGTCGATGGCGAGCATCTGGTCTGCCCCTTCCATCATCTTCGCTTCGACACCGAGGGGCGCTGTTCCAGGGTGGGCGGCAAGCCGCCCGCGGCGGTTCTGCGCCATTGGCCGGTGCGCGAATGGAATGGCCTGATCATGGTCTGGCACGATCGCGCGAACCGGCCGCCGGCCTGGGAGTTGCCGTCCATCGATATGAGCGGTTATTCGCCGCCGCGCGGGCACGGGCATGTCCTGCACGGCAGCCTGCAGAACCCGGCCGAGAACGGCGTCGACGTGAACCACTTCAGCCCGGTGCACGGCTGGTCCGATCCGGTGCTGGATCCACCGACGGTCGCAGGGCACCGCATGACGATGGGCGCGGACATGGTGCTACTCGGCCAGCCCATGCGGCTGGACATTACCATGCACGGGCTAGGTTGCATGGCGGCGCAGATGCTGCTGCCGCGCCTGGGGTTGCACGCGCGGGTGATCCTTTTTCCCACGCAACTGGACGCGCAGCGATGGTCCTGCCGCGAGCTCGTCGCCCTGCGCGTGGCCCGGCTGGCAAGGTGGCCGCGGCCACTGCGGCACGCCATCCACACCGTGCTGGTCGACCTGGCGCATCGCTTTTGGTTTGTCCCGCAGTTCAAGCGGGACCTTGCCATCTGGGATGCACGCGACTACGACCAGCGCCCCACGCTGATGCCAGGCGAAATGCCGATCGCGATGTTCCGGCGCTGGGCCGCGCAGTTCTACGGCGATATCGCGGAGGCGAGCCGCATGCGCCACCTAGCGCAGCAGGAAAGGGGGTCTGCGTGA